The Nitrospirota bacterium genome has a window encoding:
- a CDS encoding response regulator, translating to MGKTIMLIDDSATLREVLGTTLKKTGYTVIEAKDGKDALSKLTGKIHLMICDVNMPNMDGIEFLKEIKKNATYKFTPIIMLTTESQETKKQEGKEAGAKAWLVKPFKPDVLLSAIEKLILP from the coding sequence ATGGGAAAGACCATAATGCTAATTGACGATTCAGCAACCTTACGGGAGGTTTTAGGTACGACTTTGAAAAAAACAGGCTACACCGTAATAGAGGCCAAAGACGGTAAGGATGCTCTAAGCAAACTAACCGGTAAGATTCATCTTATGATTTGTGACGTCAATATGCCCAACATGGATGGAATAGAGTTTCTAAAAGAGATAAAAAAGAATGCCACTTATAAATTTACTCCGATTATTATGTTAACAACCGAATCACAGGAAACCAAAAAACAAGAGGGTAAAGAGGCCGGAGCTAAGGCATGGCTTGTAAAACCCTTTAAGCCTGACGTTTTACTTTCTGCCATCGAAAAGCTAATATTACCTTAA
- a CDS encoding STAS domain-containing protein — protein sequence MSLSLEGELSVVRANELKELFIDYVKTAKDIELDLSSVSEIDTAGFQLLVALKKESDGMGRNFRILSVSPAVENLLDLYNVKDMFI from the coding sequence ATGTCTCTGTCATTAGAGGGTGAGCTGTCTGTTGTACGGGCAAATGAACTAAAGGAATTGTTCATAGATTATGTCAAAACCGCAAAAGATATAGAACTTGACCTTTCCAGCGTATCGGAAATAGACACGGCCGGATTTCAACTATTGGTTGCCCTTAAGAAAGAAAGCGACGGAATGGGTAGAAACTTCAGGATTCTCTCCGTAAGCCCTGCAGTTGAAAATCTACTCGATTTATATAACGTTAAGGATATGTTCATATAA
- a CDS encoding chemotaxis protein CheA — MEPDTAYKVFLEEATEILQTMEEQLLVLEESPCDKETINALFRGAHTIKGSAGMIGLTDIERFTHKVESVLERLRNDEIRADSVFINLLLRCRDYISELVKITLNDTKQLTEELKVTEQELIDGLSEYLAEVKPVAAPEVAAPQVSETGVPQTESAIWHISLRFNKNALRDAMDPLSLINYLKRVGEVLNMTTITEAILSLEEMDPEECLTGFELDLKTDKSQKEVEDVFEFYTEDNDIKISPPYCKAETYTGLINDLPEDTWRLGEVLIKSGILTTDDLNKALRKQNEAAGSADKGKPFIGEVLVDTGLVEKEVVEAALNKQQKVRDTITATSTSAASATIRVDADKLDVLINLVGELVVANGGIRQRSLVVGDGPLMKTSSFMTKLVNDIRDMSMKMRMIPIGSSFNRFQRLVRDISKELGKDIELVISGGDTELDKTVIEKINDPLTHIVRNSVDHGIETIEERKCKGKPPKGTIKLNAFYEAGTIVIEITDDGKGLNKQRIVEKAVSAGLIDANKNLSDNEIFSLIFEPGLSTAESVTKLSGRGVGMDVVRRNIEALRGSVFVESHEGKGTTVRINLPLTLSIIDGFMVGVGEKQYVIPLDMVVKCYTIDKKSYTKVRKKGYFDFQGKVIPFISMCELFELGQSNCSFIVIVTHGGRKAALGVDKLFGDMQAVIKSLGKLYKDAKGFSGATILGDGSLALILDIQGIFKLLESEARGYA; from the coding sequence ATGGAACCGGATACAGCATATAAAGTCTTTTTAGAAGAGGCAACGGAAATTCTCCAGACAATGGAGGAGCAGTTGCTCGTTTTAGAGGAGTCTCCCTGTGATAAGGAAACCATAAATGCCCTTTTCAGAGGCGCTCACACTATTAAGGGCTCTGCCGGTATGATTGGCCTGACCGACATAGAACGCTTCACCCACAAGGTGGAAAGCGTTCTGGAGCGGCTAAGAAACGATGAAATCAGAGCAGATTCCGTATTTATCAATTTGCTTCTCAGATGCCGTGACTATATCAGTGAATTAGTAAAAATAACCTTAAATGACACCAAACAACTAACTGAGGAGTTAAAGGTAACTGAGCAGGAACTGATTGACGGTTTATCCGAATATCTTGCCGAGGTGAAACCGGTTGCCGCACCTGAGGTTGCCGCACCTCAGGTTTCTGAAACCGGGGTTCCTCAAACCGAATCTGCCATCTGGCATATATCTCTCAGATTCAATAAAAACGCACTGAGAGACGCTATGGATCCGCTTTCTCTTATTAATTACCTTAAAAGAGTTGGTGAAGTGCTCAACATGACAACAATAACAGAGGCCATCCTATCTTTAGAGGAAATGGACCCTGAGGAATGTCTTACCGGCTTTGAATTAGACCTGAAAACGGATAAAAGCCAAAAAGAAGTGGAGGATGTCTTTGAGTTTTACACGGAAGATAACGATATTAAAATAAGTCCGCCTTACTGCAAAGCCGAAACTTACACCGGTTTGATTAATGATTTACCGGAGGACACATGGAGACTTGGCGAGGTACTTATAAAAAGCGGGATTTTAACAACAGATGATTTAAATAAAGCACTGAGGAAACAAAATGAGGCAGCAGGGAGTGCCGACAAGGGAAAGCCATTTATCGGAGAGGTGTTGGTAGATACCGGCTTAGTGGAAAAAGAAGTGGTCGAGGCAGCCCTTAATAAGCAGCAAAAAGTCAGAGATACGATTACCGCAACAAGCACATCTGCGGCCTCGGCAACGATACGTGTCGATGCCGATAAGCTTGATGTGCTGATAAACCTGGTCGGTGAGCTGGTTGTTGCAAACGGAGGAATCAGACAGCGTTCACTTGTTGTGGGAGATGGTCCGCTTATGAAAACCTCCTCGTTTATGACAAAGCTTGTAAATGACATCAGGGATATGTCTATGAAGATGCGCATGATTCCTATCGGGAGTTCGTTTAACCGTTTTCAGCGCCTTGTAAGAGATATAAGCAAAGAGCTTGGCAAAGACATAGAGCTTGTAATAAGCGGAGGCGACACGGAGCTGGATAAAACCGTAATAGAAAAGATAAACGACCCTCTGACTCATATAGTGCGTAACTCTGTTGACCATGGAATAGAGACTATAGAGGAACGCAAATGTAAAGGCAAGCCGCCCAAAGGCACAATCAAACTTAACGCCTTTTACGAGGCCGGGACTATTGTAATTGAAATCACTGACGACGGCAAGGGCCTTAACAAACAACGGATAGTTGAAAAGGCCGTAAGTGCCGGCCTTATAGACGCTAATAAAAATCTATCCGATAATGAAATATTCAGCCTGATATTTGAACCAGGGCTTTCCACAGCGGAAAGCGTAACGAAACTATCCGGACGCGGTGTAGGCATGGATGTGGTAAGGAGAAACATAGAGGCTTTAAGAGGTTCGGTTTTCGTGGAAAGCCATGAGGGGAAGGGAACGACCGTTAGAATCAACCTTCCGCTTACTCTTTCAATAATTGATGGATTCATGGTAGGAGTTGGAGAAAAACAATATGTTATTCCTCTGGATATGGTAGTGAAATGTTACACGATAGATAAAAAAAGTTATACAAAGGTCAGGAAAAAAGGGTATTTCGACTTTCAAGGCAAAGTAATACCTTTTATCTCGATGTGTGAGCTGTTTGAGCTCGGGCAGTCCAACTGCAGCTTTATCGTAATAGTTACCCACGGAGGGCGTAAAGCGGCATTAGGCGTAGATAAACTCTTTGGTGATATGCAGGCGGTAATAAAATCCCTGGGTAAGCTCTATAAGGACGCAAAAGGCTTTTCGGGAGCCACTATTTTAGGGGATGGCTCTTTAGCCCTCATACTTGACATTCAGGGAATATTTAAACTGCTTGAGTCCGAGGCCCGTGGTTACGCATAA